A section of the Sebastes fasciatus isolate fSebFas1 chromosome 21, fSebFas1.pri, whole genome shotgun sequence genome encodes:
- the LOC141759995 gene encoding myeloid cell surface antigen CD33-like, protein MSVISVRSVKMVTAIVLLNVFLVSGALAVCPKSPSLFITTPKQMEALSGSCLQIPCNFTVKSEEEFNSTRSTFGVWIKSNQDFAKNPHNVIFNSSSTDNIYPMSLTGDLSQNNCTTLFSIVNTSYTDWYYFRIENGSFRATASCDPLQITVKDSPPRPSIEISGDLKENQSVTITCSAFTPCPHSPPELTWTLQQDPHNKIEENTDRTFTTKIQKTFTLSDEHDGFNITCSARYPLNEGKDVKTAEERKTLNVSCKIIKCLLLDPVST, encoded by the exons atgagtgtcatttcagtccggtctgtgaaaatggtgacagccatcgtgttactgaacgtcttcttagtttcag gtgCTTTGGCTGTTTGTCCTAAAAGCCCATCCCTATTCATCACTACACCAAAGCAGATGGAAGCACTGAGTGGATCCTGTCTGCAAATCCCATGTAACTTTACAGTTAAATCAGAAGAGGAATTCAACAGCACAAGATCAACCTTCGGCGTGTGGATTAAAAGTAACCAAGATTTTGCTAAAAATCCACATAATGTGATTTTCAACAGTAGCAGTACGGATAATATCTATCCAATGAGTCTTACTGGAGACCTGAGTCAGAATAActgcaccactttattttccatTGTGAACACAAGTTACACAGACTGGTACTACTTCAGAATTGAGAACGGATCATTCAGGGCAACAGCTTCTTGTGATCCTCTTCAAATAACAGTCAAAG attctcctccgaggcccagcattgagatctcaggtgatctgaaggagaatcagtctgtcactataacctgctcagctttcactccctgtccacactcccctcctgaactcacctggactctccaacaagaccctcacaacaaaatagaggaaaacacagatcgaaccttcacaactaaaatccagaagaccttcactctgtcagacgaacatgatggattcaacatcacctgttcagccagatatcctttaaatgaaggaaaagacgtcaagacagcagaggagagaaaaacgctcaatgtttcatgtaagataataaagtgtttgttattagatcctgtcagcacatga
- the LOC141759609 gene encoding myelin-associated glycoprotein-like, whose protein sequence is MSVISVQSVKMVTAIVLLSFFFVSGALAVCPERTALFITAPNKMEALSGSCLQIPCNFTVKSEEEFNSTRSTFGVWIKSNQDFAKNPHNVIFNSSSTDNIYPMSLTGDLSQKNCTTLFSSVNTSYTDWYYFRIENGPFVATAPCDPLQITVKDSPPRPSIEISGDLKESQSVTINCSAFTPCPHCPPELTWTLQQDPHNKIEENTDRTFTTKIQKTFTLSDEHDGFIITCSARYPVNEGKDVKTAEERTTLSVSCKIISVCY, encoded by the exons atgagtgtcatttcagtccagtctgtgaaaatggtgacagccatcgtgttactgagcttcttctttgtttcag gtgCTTTGGCTGTTTGTCCTGAAAGAACAGCCCTATTCATTACTGCACCAAATAAGATGGAAGCACTGAGTGGATCCTGTCTGCAAATCCCATGTAACTTTACAGTTAAATCAGAAGAGGAATTCAACAGCACAAGATCAACCTTCGGCGTGTGGATTAAAAGTAACCAAGATTTTGCTAAAAATCCACATAATGTGATTTTCAACAGTAGCAGTACGGATAATATCTATCCAATGAGTCTTACTGGAGACCTGAGTCAGAAAAActgcaccactttattttccagtGTAAACACAAGTTACACAGACTGGTACTACTTCAGAATTGAGAATGGACCATTTGTGGCAACAGCTCCTTGTGATCCTCTTCAAATAACAGTCAAAG attctcctccgaggcccagcattgagatctcaggtgatctgaaggagagtcagtctgtcactataaactgctcagctttcactccctgtccacactgccctcctgaactcacctggactctccaacaagaccctcacaacaaaatagaggaaaacacagatcgaaccttcacaactaaaatccagaagaccttcactctgtcagacgaacatgatggattcatcatcacctgttcagcaagatatcctgtaaatgaaggaaaagacgtcaagacagcagaggagagaacgacgctcagtgtttcatgtaagataataagtgtttgttattag
- the LOC141759610 gene encoding B-cell receptor CD22-like produces the protein MVTAIVLLSVFLVSGALAFCPERTALFITAPNKMEALSGSCLQIPCNFRVKPEEEFNSTRTTFGVWLKSSQYFANKPHNVIFNSSRMDNIYPMNLTGDLSQNNCTTLFSSVNTSYTDRYFFRIKNGPFRATAECDPLQITVKDSPPRPSIEISGDLKEKQSVTITCSAFTHCPHSPPELTWTLQQDPHNKIEENTDRTFTTKIQKTFTLSDEHDGFNITCSARYPVNEGKDVKTAEERTTLNVSYAPKNTSVSISPPGLVSVGSRVNLTCSSRANPPVSRFTWFKTSENGPVNVSEGDFYSFNVTDGGVYICVATNELGNGTSREIHLTMKGKKWDWPFIGGIVGFIALICLIVCVWRLKSSHATAQQTQAAAEEPASKTEEEIIHYGEINFSTRPELASVQDGGQQQDTLYAQVKVSQTANSLRQTADGPEDLYAQVKRK, from the exons atggtgacagccatcgtgttactgagcgtcttcttagtttcag gtgCTTTGGCTTTTTGTCCTGAAAGAACAGCCCTATTCATTACTGCACCAAATAAGATGGAAGCACTGAGTGGATCTTGTCTGCAAATCCCATGTAACTTTAGAGTTAAACCAGAAGAGGAATTCAACAGCACAAGAACAACCTTCGGAGTGTGGCTGAAAAGTAGCCAATATTTTGCCAACAAACCACATAATGTGATTTTcaacagcagcaggatggataatatctatccaatgaatcttactggagacctgagtcagaataactgcaccactttattttccagtGTAAACACAAGTTACACAGACAGGTACTTCTTCAGAATTAAGAACGGACCATTCAGGGCAACAGCTGAATGTGATCCTCTTCAAATAACAGTCAAAG ATTCTCCTCCGAGGCCCAGCATTGAGATCTCAGGTGATCTAAAGgagaagcagtctgtcactataacctgctcagctttcactcactgtccacactcccctcctgaactcacctggactctccaacaagaccctcacaacaaaatagaggaaaacacagatcgaaccttcacaactaaaatccagaagaccttcactctgtcagacgaacatgatggattcaacatcacctgttcagccagatatcctgtaaatgaaggaaaagatgtcaagacagcagaggagagaacgaCGCTCAATGTTTCAT atgctCCCAAAAACACCTCAGTATCCATCAGTCCGCCAGGTTTGGTGTCAGTAGGTAGCCGGgtgaacctgacctgctccagcagagccaatccTCCTGTCAGCCGCTTCACCTGGTTCAAGACCAGCGAGAACGGACCTGTCAATGTATCTGAAGGagatttttacagctttaatgtCACTGATGGAGGAGTTTATATCTGCGTGGCCACAAATGAGCTTGGTAATGGAACATCAAGAGAGATCCATCTGACTATGAAAGGTAAAAAGTGGGACT GGCCGTTTATTGGAGGAATCGTTGGGTTCATCGCACTCATCTGCCTGATTGTATGTGTTTG GCGTTTAAAGTCATCACATGCAACTGCACAACAGACTCAG GCGGCTGCTGAAGAGCCAGCAagtaaaacagaagaagaaatcatCCATTATGGAGAGATCAACTTCTCCACGAGACCTGAACTGGCCTCGGTGCAGGAcggtggacagcagcaggataCGCTGTACGCACAGGTCAAAGTGTCCCAGACAGCAAACAGCTTAAGACAGACCGCCGACGGCCCAGAGGATCTCTACGCTCAAGTGAAGAGAAAATGA
- the LOC141759611 gene encoding myelin-associated glycoprotein-like, whose amino-acid sequence MSVISVQSVKMVTAIVLLSFFFVSGALAVCPERTALFITAPNKMEALSGSCLQIPCNFRVKPEEEFNSTRTTFGVWLKNTTDFANKPNDVIFNSSRMNNIYPMSLTGDLSQKNCTTLFSSVNTSYTDWYYFRIENGPFVATAPCDPLQITVKDSPPRPSIEISGDLKENQSVTINCSAFTPCPHSPPELTWTLQQDPHNKIEENTDRTFTTKIQKTFTLSDEHDGFIITCSARYPVNEGKDVKTAEERTTLSVSCKIISVCY is encoded by the exons atgagtgtcatttcagtccagtctgtgaaaatggtgacagccatcgtgttactgagcttcttctttgtttcag gtgCTTTGGCTGTTTGTCCTGAAAGAACAGCCCTATTCATTACTGCACCAAATAAGATGGAAGCACTGAGTGGATCTTGTCTGCAAATCCCATGTAACTTTAGAGTTAAACCAGAAGAGGAATTCAACAGCACAAGAACAACCTTTGGAGTGTGGCTGAAAAATACCACAGATTTTGCAAACAAACCAAATGATGTGATTTTCAACAGTAGCAGGATGAATAATATCTATCCAATGAGTCTTACTGGAGACCTGAGTCAGAAAAActgcaccactttattttccagtGTAAACACAAGTTACACAGACTGGTACTACTTCAGAATTGAGAATGGACCATTTGTGGCAACAGCTCCTTGTGATCCTCTTCAAATAACAGTCAAAG attctcctccgaggcccagcattgagatctcaggtgatctgaaggagaatcagtctgtcactataaactgctcagctttcactccctgtccacactcccctcctgaactcacctggactctccaacaagaccctcacaacaaaatagaggaaaacacagatcgaaccttcacaactaaaatccagaagaccttcactctgtcagacgaacatgatggattcatcatcacctgttcagcaagatatcctgtaaatgaaggaaaagacgtcaagacagcagaggagagaacgacgctcagtgtttcatgtaagataataagtgtttgttattag